The Tigriopus californicus strain San Diego chromosome 10, Tcal_SD_v2.1, whole genome shotgun sequence region cttataaatatgttatgtatattacaaatatgagaagtattattggatatttgatattcagctcctaagcttttttaaattattttttttaatctttgttaaatTACCCAGCCCCcaaaatgccctgattatagtgtggctttgacttattaacattcaaaatatattaaagatatttgttttgactttataaagctgtattgtatcaagataacgaatttcgttaagtgtatatcttggaaattaaaaacgttagtgaaaaggctagttgttacttcatatttatgtgtttgaagaaagcttagattttattgattactgattctatttgcggttcacatctagatttggtaaagaaataacatgatttagggtttaaaagtgtttgcttgtcaatcccttttgcacaattgtacttaattttggacacattctgcccacttttgttcacttttgtccacttttgtccacttttggacacttttggacacttttggacacttttgtccacttggtatccaaaagtcacgctaattctcaaaattgcccaccctgcaaGCCATGGATCATTCATTAATCGTGTCTGGCTTACTAATAATGCGTCGCATATTTTTGTGGATGTTTTTATCAACAGAGCGAAGCGAGTTTCCTGACTAGTGTTTCAAATATAGTCCAACAAACTTGGAGCGACACCTAAGAAAGGAACGCACACGCTGACAAAATGACTGTTGGTGTGTGTGTTGTAAGCAGACATGAATCATCCGACACAATCCAAGACGCTTCAACTCAGTAGCAAAATCCTTGAGGAAACTCGCAACCCATCAGATTTCAAAGGAATcgtaaaagcaaaaatgtccaataTTGTGAGGGCTCAACCCAACAAAACATCGGTTCAATACTCCATCCATTCCCGTTTCCGAACTTGGAGGAGTCTCTGAACTTATATTGAGGGGTACGTCTGAAGGTTTCCCTATTTCTATTGTAAGTTTATGTtttataggggatgtcaagtaaaggaaattcaaggaaaaatgtggcccggcaccctgattttgggcattttgggaaaGAGAAACTAAGAAAACATCACAGTCGAACCGCGTCACGTCGATTGCGCCAgtgtgaattttcaataatcgagtgattttgagcaagttgtgttacaaaaccctactaaatgagcatgtttggtgttaatcagtaaacgcactatcaaatggGCTCAATACCACATTGTTAAgtgcctagacaagcatgtaaaatggaaaaaatgtcaaaatcccatgcatgcacagtgcggtttggctgggcatgttgtctttgattttactccatggaataacgtcagttgtccatgaacgcgtttacttgactagccctatagtTCTTAATCATACGTGGTCCGTGGCTAAACTATGGCTATATCCACTGATGCATTTcacattcaatcattcaaaacaTGCCATTGAAACGTGAggttcatcaaaaaaaaaaattcctttACTTTTGACAGATATTCCCCAAATTCGGGGCCTTACTGATGTGATGACTAGGGTTGCTCGAAACCTTCACATGGCTTTTGCGTCAatctttttcgattttttggcattttctgtCATCTTTCACCGATTTCCTAGTAATGATAAACattttattgatatttttggtcaCATCAATGACAAATAAATACACAAATGAAATAGTCGGAAATGTAAAAAGAAAACTAGAACATGATCTCCCAACAAAGATGACTCGAACTGGTTTCATGCACACggaaaaagcaaagaagtGTTCAAAACACTTGCAATCTGACACTGAGCATCTTGTGTTTTCTAGTTAATAATTCTGGTTTGATTGTCTGGTAAGTGAAAGAAAACTATTTTAACCATTTATTAAAAATATCACAGAATAACGTGTTCCTGTTTTaatgttcatttcatttgctcCCAGGTTTTGCTCCCATGCCATTTTCTTAATCATTCCCCAAAGAAAGTAAAGGCGCTCAATGATGTACATTTCTTCACTTCTCTGAATTTCTACTGCCATTTCTTGCTTTATTTGGTTCATATGAGTGTGCGCTCTTGGCCCATTCTAATTTGCATTCGTTGAGCAGCCCTTGCCACTGATGACCTACTCCAGCCCAGCCTGCTTTATATCCGGAAGATATTTCAGAGACACTGCCAGCTAATTGATCAACAAAGAGGCCCCCCAAGCGTCCCTCCCTACCTCCCTCCGTCCGTCAGAAGAGAAACAAATCCGTGAAAGGCCAAGCCCGGCCCGTTTATCAGCTCCTGGTGCTGGTGGTTAGTTCTAGTGAGCGGAAAGCTGAGACCCGACGACCATGCGATGCGATGATGGGATgcaagccaaatttggccattgACAGCACACATGTGTCCTGAATCCTGATCAGCTTCGCCTCTcacatatatacatatacacacacatacatatcAAGTCATCACCATGGCCACTGTCAAAATCCCAGCCCAAAAGGTCAGTGTTTCCCATCCCTAATCCGGCTAACTGTGTGTGTGGGTGGTCTTCGGTCTCAAGGTCTCGATCCCTTCATACGGCCATCCTTCATTTTGTATGTCGTAGGTCATCTTGGTGGGCGAGTATGGCGTGGGCAAATCCTCGTTATTTCGGCGGTTCGCCAACGATACCTTTGTTCGGGCCTCGGATCGCCAATCCACTCTAGGCTTGGACAACTTTGGCAAGGTCTACCAGATGAAGGACACGGATCGGGCGCTGAAACTTCAATTATGGGACACGGGAGGCATGGAGCGTGTGGCCTCCATCACGTCCAGTTATTACAAGTACTCAGAGGCGGCCATTCTCGTGTTTGCCCTGGATCGACCCGATTCCTTCCATGTCTTGTCCCAACATCTCTTAGATATCGTGACCTATGCTGAAAATGCGAAGATATTTCTGTACGTTTTGAGCGAGCATCATCCGACCGAGGTTGGGTGGTCTGGTGACTGAAGATTCCGATTGATTGCGGTTTTCATGGATTGCAGATGTGGTAATAAGTTTGATTTGAAGTCGCGGATTCAAGTCACGGATGGAGAGATGGAGGCCTTTAGTGAGCAATGTCATAACCTAATGTCTGGCTTGTACAAAACCTCGTGTAAGACTGGGGAAGGCGTGGAGGAGATGTTCCGAGACATTGCCAATCAACTCTCGGAAACCAACAGGTTTGTGCTCAAAACTTTTATGAGCTTGTTTACTTTGGTTGATCCTGATTTGATGTTACCACCTGGCCATCCCAGGCCCGAGATTGGAACTTCCGCCCACAGGTAAtcaaatgagagagagaggtgtACGAGTTAGTTCGTCTGATGGTGGAGGTTTATTTGGTCCTTTAGAAGTGTCGAATCAGTTCATTGTCGTTCTTTCCTCTAATTCCGAACTGACACCTCTATTGGCCAAACCAATTTTAGGTCCAAGATTGAACTCCAGTCTTTAGAGGAAGCGAGGAGTTTTCGCATTGATCAAGCCCTAGAAGCCGATGAAAATGGTCCGAATGACTGCAGTTGTTGAACTTGAGGCGCCCACTGATGCTTCATCCATGCTTTTCAACCTGTGATATTGAACTTGGGGTGATCCAGCACCCCAAACACACATAAACCCAAAACCACCCATGTAGATTATTAAATTGCACCCTATGGGAATACATTCTGAACcgaaaatcaaaaccatcatCCTCCGTAACCGGATGCCTTTTTCTTCATACAACCGATTGATTGTCATCATCACAGAGCAAGGAGCTTTGGCTTGGTCTAGCGAAGAACCTTTCCAAGAGGGCTTCTGGGACCTAAAACTGGACTCCACAACcctcaagaaaagaaaatcataaaATGTTATTCTGGATGAGAGTGCAGTTTTGCTTAAAATGTGACTTGAAAAAAGGTTGACGTAATTGTTAATGGCGAAATATTCAtaagtttcactcattcatAATTCTGAGCCTCGACCGATCAGCAATCGTGTCTCAATGTTTGAAGCTCGCCGAATCCTTCTTTTGACTAGGCAAAATACGCAGAATACGCAGGATTCTTGACATGCTGCCAATCTGAAACCTAATTCAACGAAAGAAAACGTGAACACGCCCAATGATAAGGTTTCAATAATTTGTGATATTTAAATAGTCGTACGTCAAAAGAGCTATACAATAATCGTATGTTTGtccgaagaaaatgagaatgTCGATCGTGGAGATTTCTCCACCTTGAAATGGAGCGCGCATCCATAACTTGACCCAGAGGATGTGAGGAGGGAACTTTCATCAGTCCATGGTGGGCGGTGGATGATGAATGTGGTGGTGGTCGGTTGTATTTGGAGCCACTGCCAAGGTTGGAGTACTCATCGAGAGGTTCATACTACTACTGCTGTTATTACTGCTGGGTGGGTTTTCCGGAAACGCGATCATGTTTTGTACTGAGAGGCCGGAAGATCCGTTGGTTGTGGACGACGAGGAGAGGACTGAACCGTTGGACGCATTGGGCGTATGGGATGACGTAATGGGCGGGGCAGAGCCATTGATAGCAGCCTCCGTTGGCTTCAACATACTATGGTGATGCCCGCTCGGCGTGTTGATAGATATGCCCCTCTTTCCGTCGGTTCCATACAACAAGGAATGGTAATTCGGGGAAGGATGCGGATGACTCTGTTCTTGCTCATCTATGAACCGGTCCATGTAATCTGTGGTCCCTGCAAGAGCGATAAAAGAATGGCGTCATTCATTTGATTACTGCTCAAAAGAATTGACTGCGGTGTGAGTGTACCTGGATGAAGAGTGTACTTCTTTTTCTCAAGTCGGGTGGCGTTGGCGAATACGTCGTGTCGTTCGGTCTTCTTCCACAGGTAGTAGAATTGCACCAATTCGCCCACGGACCGCGTCCGGACTTTCTGTTGCTGGATCATGTGAAAATCTTTCCCGTAAAGCCGTAATCCGAGCTCAAAAGCCCTACACTCCTCTTCCGACCACAGCGACATGGTTTCAGCTGGACTCAACGGGTTCATTCGGCGACGACGAAGAGCTTCCTCGTAATTGTAGCCGCATTGCAGCAGTAAATGCAGGGCCTGAAAATGAAGCACACACATCGAGGGCATGAGGGTCTTGAAGTTTGAGTTCAGATAGGACTCATCTACCTGCTCGTCATCGCGAATATGGTCTCCCATGGGCAGACTAGCCACGCCCGATTGGTTGAGCGAATCCTGGGACCTGGACAGGTATTGCTCCACCTCTTGGCGGGTGAGTAGCTTGGGATCCCAGAGGAGTTTGTCTTCGTTCTCGTAGGGCAAGGTGTCGTCGTACTTGGACATGTCGGACGGGACACTGGCTTGAAACGAGGGCCCGATCATGATGGTCTTCTTCCACGAGTAATCCCGTCCTTCCATATCGGACTCGTCCCCGTTCCCGCCCCCTAATCCTCCCCCATCGctatcctcctcctcatcttcaCCCGGAGCGCCTGAAAGTGAACACGACCCACTTCCACCCCCACCGCCCATAGCCGAGGAGCGGAGGGACCGCCCCTGCTGGTCCTCATAGTAGAAGCGGGCCAATTCGGACTTACTCTTCTTGGCAGGCGGGGGCGGACTCATGGATCCGCGTTTGGCTCCGCTTTTGACGTCCTCCGACTTGTCCTCGTCCGAATTGGAGCGTTTGTCCCCGGCTTTGGGCGAGGACGTGGTGGCGGCCAGggcatcttcttcttcctcttcctcttcttcgccgtcctcgtcctcgtccttgGCCGGTGAGGCCGTTGGGCTATCTTTGGTCTCCGAGTCACTAGGCTCGTCTTCGGCGCCCGCTTTATAGCCGTACATCTTGAGCAGATCCCCCAATGGCATGTCACCCTCGAGCTCCAGGGCTTCAACCTCGGCGGCTGAAAGACAGAACAACACCCTCAACACCCTTCACCTGGGACCAAGAGCTCCTAATCGCCATGGGGCCTGGGGCCTTTACCACTCGAGAACGAGCCTATGGGCCAGCCATAGATGGCCGCAGATTTTTGGGGCGGGGCAAGCGAGTGAAGCCACCAGGCAGGCAAGCAGCCAGGCAGGCAAGCAGGCAGGCAATAACGGGATGGTTAACTCTTTAACAGGGGCCGACCTACTAATTTCCGAGTAACATAAACATTGGAAGGTTTCGAGAGTGGCTTCTCTCGCCAGAGGGAGTGTCGTGTTTTTTGAAAACGGGCAGGGTTTTACTAGAGTTTTATCGAATGACGGACGAGCCATGTCTGAGATTCAACGGGATCAATGGACTCATGTCATCGTCATTACCAGGACATTGGGCGAGGCTATGTATGGCTTGACCGGAACCCATGTTTCGTGGCAGCTTGAGGCTACCTTGGAATTGGAGTTATCATCAGTCCTCTTTGGGTTGAGCCGACTCCCCGACTATTCAGGTATCCCAGAAAATGCATGGATGATTTTCGGTTTCGAATCTGTTTCCGAGTCTCTGGACGGCTACTTATCAGATGGTTCATTGAAACCCGAGCCACCAGCACCAACATCCCTTCAATTCTCGCAGTGTCCAGATCTTAAAAGACTTGACCACCATGAGCACCCTTAATCTAATTTCGAATCTCTTGAAGtagtttaaaaaaacactCCTCTTTCTAGATCATATGGGAAGAGgcattttattatttgaaggacaaaaatCATCGCGAAACCAGATCGTCGTTGGCAGGAAAAATTTGGACCCCGGTTGCTCGTTGTGGGGCTAGACTCAATTCCTTCATCATTCGCGCCATTCCAAGGTGGAATGCTGTTCCGCAAAGCGTTCGATCAGTGACCTCTTGGAATGTATTCGCTCTCAGTTGAACTCATGGTATTTATCACAAAGCTAACTCTTCTAAGGCGCTGGAGACATAGATCTTTATTTTACTCTTCTGCCTTATTCTTTACCTTATTCATGTCCATCTACACGTTATACCAAAACTCCTTTATCTGCCACTACATGGTGTTGGAGGGGCTGACACAATAAACGATACGTCTTGTTCGGTTTAAAAGAAGGAAGCCAGTAGATTTAACCCACTTAACTATGGCCTAACAAGTAAAAGGATGGAAATGATTCAGTGTGAACGGGTTAAACTCTGCTGCATCGTGATATGTTGAAGAATTTCCAGATAAATCATCCAGGCTTTTGAAGTTCGTGCTTCATTcttttccaaaccaaactatttttttatcttttcatcCTCATCTAAGGTCATTTGTAAGCAACCTCGACCATCGCTCTACTTGCCACTATTGCCATACAACCTTTGATATATACTCTACGAGCACCCATACCCGTGAATTTGATTAGTGTCCGTAAACCCTCGAGACCAACTAGCACTTGTCCAGTTCCTTACCCGTATCCGTTTCATTATCCTCTTGCAGTGCTTCCTCCTCTTCGAGAGTGCGCTCGTCATCGAagtcattcatcatcatctccacGGTCGGCTCAAattctttctcttcctcctcactCCCGCCCGTGCCGGCCCCGGGGCTGGCGCCTGACCCCACGCCCTCCTTGGCGCTCCCCTCGACACCACTAAGCAACACCCCATCAGCGCTAGTTCGCTGACCTGGCGCTCGTTGCGGGCTGGGGCCGGCCGGCAATCGAGCGGGCGCGGGCGTGCTGCTCGGTGAGCTGACCGACTCACTTTCAGGCTTCAGGTCAATGACTAACGAGTCATCCTCATCCGGGGCGTGGGCGTGGACCTGGTGGGCGTCAGCGGGTGGAATAACTGGCGGGGGATGGTTTGAGGCCGGTAAAGGCGTGGCCGAGTCACTGTTCATATCGGCCGAGGAGGGTTTGGGGCGAAAATTCTATCTTATCCAAGCGattcttgttttgttttcccTCTGTTTTCAATACTGAACGGAGGCACTTGCCACAGCGTGACCAAAAATTACACAATGTTTTTCTTCCACGTAAGTTGCAAGGGATGATACAAGAcgcttttcattgaaaaagcatcATCATGGATATTCAAGTAGTTTTTTTACTGGttgttttgggcaaaaatcgAAGCCGAGCcatcaattttgcaatttgtttGGCACGGGTCTAAGAATGCCACAAGTACATGGCCGCGCTTAAGGTGAAATCTAAGGCTTCACAGGCAGCCTTTTCTCAAAgaatatagtccaaaggtgGCCAGGTTGCTTAAAGCAAAAACCGTTCAAGGCGTTTGTTCccgaatttgaaatgaatcatctCAGTTAAAACTATGAAGGTTAAGTAACTTTAACGCTAAAtgtctgaaatgaaaatgtgaattattcttttttgttaTCATAGTCAACCGTTTGATAACATGAAAATATCAATCTTTATTCAGGTCCTGGCAAGCATTGTCTCCCTGAACTGAATGGGGCTGTGATAAGAGAAGCCTCTGTCACCTGATTCCTCTAAGCTTGGACCCGAACTCAGGAGTTTACTTCAAGTTAGTTGGTTTACCTTGGACATCGATCACAGTGTTGCCTGAGAGCCATCCTTTGgccatcaaaattgaactgaTGAATCATAAGTTGATTTTCACCAATGTTTTTCATCTAAAAGTATCAATTGACAAAGAGGAATAATTACAAATCATAGTCATGTTCTGGTTACATTTATATGAAATCGAGAGGGAACCAAAActgattcttcttctttatgtTTCATCAAATGACATGTTTCACATCTTTAACACTTTAATGCAGAGCAAGTAAGAATGAGTGcagtttgaatttgcaaatgaTGGCTGAAATGGCACAAATCACACCCAGTAATCATCTAGAACAAAACACAGACCGAGATAACAAGTCTTTCTAATCAGTTCAAGTTCTAAATAATATCATACTCAAACTTCAAACACTTCATGCCTGACAACTGTTGCCCATTGGACTTGTCCATTATTTACAGCTATGTTAGAGTCTATCATTACCTTTGTGGTTATTCCCAGGCAATGGTTATTCCTTGTCATTAGTTTCTAGGGTCTGATTAGCTATTGTCCTGCAATGAGTGTGACACATTTACCTTGATTTTATGCTCACCCTGGCAAAACTTCGAAGCAAGTGTCCTCTCAGGTTTTTCATCTAACACATTATGTAACCTTTGGCAAAGATGGGTTGGAACTTAATGACATTCGTTGCCAAATTATGCAAACCACCTTAGCCCTGGTCAAACCTGAGTTCCTCTTCACTCAAACCTGAAGAggctctgtctctctcttcaATTCAGTGCTGCCACATTACAAAAATGACACCCAATCGATCATTGGTTTGACCCAAAGAATTGGTTGCCACAAGCTCTGTTGAAACGAAATAACACCTCCAGAATGTGGAAATAGAATATTTGGCCCTGTTTCGAagggcattcattcattcaacaGGAATTATGGAAGGTTTGACTGCAGTCCAACAAAAGCAACTATCATTCAGTGAATTGGAGTTTcattcaaacttttcaaacttaaaaGGACCATGTGAATCACCTaagcaataaaatatttaGCCATGACTTACAGCAAAGCTTGAAATTATCTTCATTCTTTCGTCATACATATGATGAATTTAAGATTCTATTGCTACACAATTTCATAACATAATCATATTCATATTCTTAAAGGAGGATGCAAAGGAGGATACAGTTCAGAAGAAAGAACGCTTATTTTTGTCCACAAGGGGCAAAACCTGCAAATCCAAGGTGGAGACATTCTATAACTCACCACCAAGTGATCATTAATCTAAAATCATCCAACTACTCAGACAACTATTAtcacaaagcatccatgaaGGGTCTAAATGTCAGCCAGCCAGGCAGAACAGTTTGTAGAGTGTGCAAGAAACTGCATCCTGACTTGGCAGAATGTAGTTTCTTATGGTAAAGGCATTGGTTCCATTTGCATGCCATTCCTCccaaccatagataacttcatatatagatcgatcaagggcgctgcgatcgcgtcttttcgtctcagctgtcgctggtggaaaaaatgtttcattcgtagtcaagctacttaggacaactatggtacaaatttgaatcgttgccggctcgtccaaattcagagtagaaacccctaatacgactccttgtcaagcaattactctcgtctagcaaGCTTGATAAAACGGGTTtaagtaagttgtccgaccacattttttaataacgcaattttgaagaggttaaaatggggctcaaattgaagttttcatccatgtggtggaaacacttaactgaaacccaagaaacaagactaggttcaggctgacctccagaggtgtcggatttgccttgtttacgtataggcgcaatcatgtcgcccacattcaagcacattgttgggagattgaaacgaaattccgagtgcctcatcattgcgttgcaatttaggatacattttgttacactttcgagattttcgagatgcggtgctaaacaagggcaatcaatagagtacatgatttgctctacgaatgtccaaatcatttttttatatgttaCGTGCAAGATGCcctaaaaacatgttttttattattctaccgctctttctacctgtatatttgtaagatttaaaagaaattaagattgaagataaataacaaacgtttcatgagaataattcaacttgcctgaagcgagattcaTCAAGTCGGCCATTAAACTCTTTGATCTGAATGAAAAACTCCGGACGAAATAAAAAGTTGTGATTggtaatttgacatttacacTTTAACAGTGACAAAAAAATTCTAGGTCTTACGTGGAATTGATAGTACCACATTgtcaattgaaacattgacgATCCTTAAGAAGTAAACCATCATCCACGAGAGTTGTTCTCAAATGACTCTACTGCCAAAAACAAGGTTTATGAGACTACATCCGAAGAAAATCCATTAGTATATGATCACTTACATAAATATGTTGCTCCTGgagtttgaaacgaaaatctgAATGCATCATTAGTGCATTGCATTATTGTTACATTtcgttacactttcgagatgtgTTACTAAAATGAGGGCAAATGCGTATGTATGTGATTTGCAGAGCaaaactacattttttttgattgcattatgccaaaaacactttgatttttatcCTATTNNNNNNNNNNNNNNNNNNNNNNNNNNNNNNNNNNNNNNNNNNNNNNNNNNNGACTCGCGATGACCTGTGACAGGGTGAAAACGGGTTGGATTGGGCCTGAGAAATCGCCCCTCAAATGTGCATCATGAGCCTAGCCTTGTGGACCCCATAAGGGGATTCGTATCCAATGCTGCTTGGCCATCTTCCTTTGCTTGAGATCTTCCAATCAGGAGTTTGCCATTTCTTTGCCACTCAAACTGCCAACATTGACCTCGAAAAGAGGAAATGTGGGACGATTTTGCTAGCTTGCCAAAGATAAGACAATTGGAACACCGGAGAATATTATCCTTAAAGCCCTTTAGTTTAGGGAAACCTTCAGGTCTCATTTCCAAGAGTGAACCCTGGTCTTCAAGTTATGGTCCCATCAAAAGGACAGTTAAACTGATGATTTGATCTGTCATTtccagaaagaaaaaaatatatttgtccCCAGaggccattttcaattatgCCAGAACAGTTCGGTATGagttaaaataaaaaaatctaaaacacAATTGAAACAGCCATAtgcaagaggaaaaaaagcgGCATGGGCTTGTTTTGTGAAGTTCACGGATAATGTATAGCTATCACCATTTCGTCAGGTCAGATGAATTACAAGTTCAAAGGATTTGATGATAATTGTCAATTGCTGAAACATTTCAATATCCTGGGCTTACATAATTTTGGACCATTACTCTCGTTATTTGCCGTTGTTGCCTGCAAAGTTTTATAACGTTTTATCAGGAAGGGTCATGACCGTGACAGTTTCATTAAGTCTGTCACAGTCCATTGTTTGGACAATAGTTGTGTGAACCAAATTCCACTAAGGGAAATCGAACTGAAATAGTTATCTGTTCCTTATCTTGCACGAAACGGCACTCAACTAGTGAAGATTAGTAAATCTAAAGAACAAAGTTCGATCCCTTTTATGTTTTGTTACTCGATCCAATATGTAGTTAAGTCCTAAGCGACTTACATTCCCAATCTTTGCAACTGAGCTGAAAGTATGTGTTGCGGAGTTGAGCCAGACATCAGCATAGGAGAATGGATATTTCTCTAGTAAGAAATCTATCTTGTAGTCCCACTTTCCGCAAAGAAAAAggtttccttttgttttcatcCCCTGCTCTCATCAAAGTGTTAATTTCATTAAATttattttctgacttttttggacttttttgaccaccattttGAGGCCTGAAAATTTCCCTTTGGTTTGTTACAGTGGCCATCAAATTAGAATGTATCAAGACCAAGCATCCTCAATTGCACATCGAATCGCGGTTCTACCGGATCATGCAAGGCGGGGTGGGCATCCCCGCCATCAAATGGTGCGGG contains the following coding sequences:
- the LOC131888405 gene encoding ras-related protein RabC-like isoform X2; the protein is MATVKIPAQKVILVGEYGVGKSSLFRRFANDTFVRASDRQSTLGLDNFGKVYQMKDTDRALKLQLWDTGGMERVASITSSYYKYSEAAILVFALDRPDSFHVLSQHLLDIVTYAENAKIFLCGNKFDLKSRIQVTDGEMEAFSEQCHNLMSGLYKTSCKTGEGVEEMFRDIANQLSETNRPEIGTSAHR
- the LOC131888405 gene encoding ras-related protein RabC-like isoform X1, which translates into the protein MATVKIPAQKVILVGEYGVGKSSLFRRFANDTFVRASDRQSTLGLDNFGKVYQMKDTDRALKLQLWDTGGMERVASITSSYYKYSEAAILVFALDRPDSFHVLSQHLLDIVTYAENAKIFLCGNKFDLKSRIQVTDGEMEAFSEQCHNLMSGLYKTSCKTGEGVEEMFRDIANQLSETNRSKIELQSLEEARSFRIDQALEADENGPNDCSC
- the LOC131888404 gene encoding mesoderm induction early response protein 1-like, with amino-acid sequence MNSDSATPLPASNHPPPVIPPADAHQVHAHAPDEDDSLVIDLKPESESVSSPSSTPAPARLPAGPSPQRAPGQRTSADGVLLSGVEGSAKEGVGSGASPGAGTGGSEEEEKEFEPTVEMMMNDFDDERTLEEEEALQEDNETDTAAEVEALELEGDMPLGDLLKMYGYKAGAEDEPSDSETKDSPTASPAKDEDEDGEEEEEEEEDALAATTSSPKAGDKRSNSDEDKSEDVKSGAKRGSMSPPPPAKKSKSELARFYYEDQQGRSLRSSAMGGGGGSGSCSLSGAPGEDEEEDSDGGGLGGGNGDESDMEGRDYSWKKTIMIGPSFQASVPSDMSKYDDTLPYENEDKLLWDPKLLTRQEVEQYLSRSQDSLNQSGVASLPMGDHIRDDEQALHLLLQCGYNYEEALRRRRMNPLSPAETMSLWSEEECRAFELGLRLYGKDFHMIQQQKVRTRSVGELVQFYYLWKKTERHDVFANATRLEKKKYTLHPGTTDYMDRFIDEQEQSHPHPSPNYHSLLYGTDGKRGISINTPSGHHHSMLKPTEAAINGSAPPITSSHTPNASNGSVLSSSSTTNGSSGLSVQNMIAFPENPPSSNNSSSSMNLSMSTPTLAVAPNTTDHHHIHHPPPTMD